Proteins from one Malaya genurostris strain Urasoe2022 chromosome 2, Malgen_1.1, whole genome shotgun sequence genomic window:
- the LOC131432625 gene encoding uncharacterized protein LOC131432625 yields MDALNGFELLLEAAMHASSNQSGRSLNISERDRVPSVVACFEEVATTNVSGQNRLSRTQTAHPMRDVTNFCGRHEDSNWSNNITFSNVIASTPIHNQNEQTVLNVSLGLSSSATMSCAPSVNGIENMFNEPLDLRTERKIEQKRTNLTFFEALDLRTECKLSQSKSTVDCGLGEDGNCSEDSEWIPEGDVTLLNDFTINEYFEKYRYNLSDADGSEYDTDENIPTTVVRRFKHKKQAEHEAPAAQYTYPKKNN; encoded by the exons ATGGATGCATTAAATGGGTTTGAACTGCTATTAG aAGCCGCTATGCATGCTTCGTCAAACCAAAGCGGAAGATCTCTGAACATATCGGAAAGGGATCGAGTGCCAAGTGTTGTAGCTTGCTTCGAAGAAGTAGCTACCACTAATGTTTCTGGACAAAACAGGCTTTCCAGAACACAAACGGCCCATCCGATGCGTGATGTTACCAACTTCTGTGGTAGACATGAAGATTCTAATTGGAGTAATAATATCACCTTTAGCAATGTTATTGCCTCGACTCCAATCCACAATCAAAACGAACAAACGGTATTAAATGTTTCCCTTGGCTTGTCATCGTCAGCTACGATGTCTTGTGCTCCTTCCGTTAATGGGATCGAAAATATGTTCAACGAGCCACTGGATTTACGGACCGAACGAAAGATCGAACAAAAAAGAACTAATCTCACGTTCTTCGAGGCCTTAGATTTACGAACCGAATGTAAATTATCCCAGTCGAAAAGCACTGTTGATTGCGGGTTAGGTGAAGATGGAAATTGTTCCGAAGATTCAGAGTGGATTCCAGAAGGAGATGTTACATTGTTGAACGATTTTACtattaatgaatattttgagAAATATCGTTACAATTTATCGGACGCCGATGGAAGTGAATATGACACTGACGAAAATATACCTACAACAGTTGTGCGACGATTCAAACACAAAAAACAAGCAGAGCATGAAGCACCTGCAGCGCAGTACACttatccaaaaaaaaacaattaa